Part of the Ignavibacteriota bacterium genome, AAACTGCAGCCAGCCGCGCGTGCTGCCGAGTTTCCTCTTCGCCGCCGCGCGATTCATACGACGCCGCACCCCGATGGCCGCCGCGCCGAGCATCAATGCGGCGGCAAGCCAGCCGTACGTGTACCCCCAGGGTCCGCCCGGATCCACCTCGCCCAACAGCACGTTGGCCGCGTACGCGGCGAAGACCAGCGCCGTCGCGGCACTGAAACGCCGCAACCACCATGCGTCGTCGAAGAACGACACGATGCCCGCCATCCATTCGCTCATGATCTGCGCGCCCCGTCGATGAAGAGTGTCTGGAATTGATCGATGGTCGACACGCGTGTCGCACAGCCCTGCGGACAACTGTTCACACAGGCCGGACCGCTCGGCGACGTGTAACATAAGTCACACTTCGACGCAAGCTGTCGCTCCTTGCCGCGCAATCCCTCGGGTATGGTGTCGGCCGGCCACAGACCGCCCGGAGCAAACATGGTTATCGCGTCGTACGGACAATTGTTCGCGCAGCTTGCGCAGCCGATGCACAAGTCGTCGTCGATCGCCACCACGTCGCCCACGGCCGTGCGGCGTATCGCGCCGGTGGGACAGCCGACGAGGCACACCGGATCCTCGCAGTGGTAACACGCGCGTGTGATCAGCAGATTCTTGTACTTCTCGCCCTCGCGCACAAAACGCGGCACGCCGCCGTGTGTGTCGGCGCAGCCCTTCACGCAATCGTCGCAGCGTGTGCAGCGCGCGAGATCGATCACGAGTATGCTGTTGCCCTCCACGAGGCCCTCGCCGAGCGCCGTGTCGATGAACTCGGCGTGCTCGATGTGTTTCCTGCTGTAGCCGGTCTCCTTGATGCGCGCGATGGCCGCGGTCCACAACATCTTCTCGACGGACGGATATTCGCGCAACGCCTGCACAAAGTCGCCGCGGGGAAATTGCACGAGTTCGGCATACTCCACCGACTCCGCCGTCGACAGCCAGCCGCTTGTATTTTCGAGCAGCAGTTCGCTCTCGCCGAGTGTCATGCCCTTCGAGAGATACGACACGGTGAGTCGTCCCGATGCCACGGCCTGTGTGAGTTTGAGGAAGCCCGATCGCACGAGGTATATCGCGTCGGCATCCGCGCCCTGCGTACACACGGCCTCGCCAGGTTCGAGCGACACGAGCGACGCGCCCGACGCGAGCCGGTTCAGGAACGCGTCGTCGCAGTGCCGGAACAGGGGCGTGGCCTTGAGCTGCGCGAAGAGTGACCGCTCGCGGTACAGCGCGTCGAGACGCTGCTTCAGCGCCGCGCTCTTGCGGCGCATCAGACGCAGGGCGGGCACGCGAATCTGTACCAGCACACACTCGTCGGCAGTGCGCGCCGTCACGGACTGCGGCCAGCCGCTCAGGGCGCCGATCTCGCCGAACAGTTCCCCGGCGCCGAGCCGCGCGGTGGCGCCCGCCGGCATGTCGAAATCCATCACTGAGAGGAAGGTGATCTCGCGTCGCGGCGCGGCGGCCTTCTCGGCCTTGCCCTTCGCTTTGGGGTCGGTTTTTTTCTGCTTGACACTCTGTGCCTCGAACACGGTGACACCTTTCGATGCCGCGCCGGATGCGGCGCCCGCGGGATCGAACTGCGTGCGATTCGGATCGAAGATGGGCCGCGCGCCGAGCGCGTCCTGCTGCTTCTCGATGTACACGTCCACCGCCCCCTCGGCCACGAAGAAGGCGATGTCGATGTAACTGCCCTCTTCGAACAACAGGGTGCCACGTTTCCAGCGCGCGACGGAAATGTCGGGACTGATCTTCTCGAGGAAGGTGTCGTCGTAGTCCTTGAAGATGTCGTAGCGGCGGAGTATGGATGGCGTCGGCTTCTCGGATATTTCGAGAATGCCTGTTGATGCGCCGAACGAGGACCAGCGATCCTTGTACTGCTCGAGCCGCTTGATCTGCGTCACGCCGTAATTGCGTATGTCTTTTTCAGCCATGTGTGTCCTTGTGTCTGCGCGGGAAACGTGCGCCGTGTGCGCGCCCGACGTTTCTCATCGCGCGATTCCGTACAGGAGGTCGATACGTTTCCGCAGAAGCAGAAGCTGGCGGTCGATGGGATCCTTGTCGCCGAGCTGCGGGAAGGCGGGCAACGTCGGCACGGCAGGCGCGGCATCCATCGTCACATCGTCCTGCGGAAGCGGTTCGGGCGCGGGCGAACGCGGCGGAGGAGGCGGCCTGCGCGCGGGTCGTGGAGTGGATACGGTGCCGGCGTCACCCCCGCGCGCGGGCCCGGCCGGCTGCGTCGGGGCCGCGGTCGGCGATGGTGCGCCCTGCGGCGGCGGTGGCGCGGGCGCCGAGCTGACCAGTGCGGCCGGTCCGCGTGATCCTGCCGCCGATGCGAACAGCGCCTTCTGTGTCTCGTCGGGTGTGATGGCGCGCTTCCAGTGTTTGGCCACAGTCTTAATGCCCGACACGTAGTTGAAACCCGCGCCGTTTTTGTGTCCGGTGGCGGCGAGCTTCTGGTCGGTCACCAGATGGCAGCCCACGCAGAGTTTGGCGCGTGTATTCAGATTTTTCAGATCGATAAGTCCTG contains:
- a CDS encoding cyclic nucleotide-binding domain-containing protein yields the protein MAEKDIRNYGVTQIKRLEQYKDRWSSFGASTGILEISEKPTPSILRRYDIFKDYDDTFLEKISPDISVARWKRGTLLFEEGSYIDIAFFVAEGAVDVYIEKQQDALGARPIFDPNRTQFDPAGAASGAASKGVTVFEAQSVKQKKTDPKAKGKAEKAAAPRREITFLSVMDFDMPAGATARLGAGELFGEIGALSGWPQSVTARTADECVLVQIRVPALRLMRRKSAALKQRLDALYRERSLFAQLKATPLFRHCDDAFLNRLASGASLVSLEPGEAVCTQGADADAIYLVRSGFLKLTQAVASGRLTVSYLSKGMTLGESELLLENTSGWLSTAESVEYAELVQFPRGDFVQALREYPSVEKMLWTAAIARIKETGYSRKHIEHAEFIDTALGEGLVEGNSILVIDLARCTRCDDCVKGCADTHGGVPRFVREGEKYKNLLITRACYHCEDPVCLVGCPTGAIRRTAVGDVVAIDDDLCIGCASCANNCPYDAITMFAPGGLWPADTIPEGLRGKERQLASKCDLCYTSPSGPACVNSCPQGCATRVSTIDQFQTLFIDGARRS